Proteins from a single region of Chitinibacter bivalviorum:
- a CDS encoding peroxiredoxin produces the protein MLNVGELAPDFSLPDAQMEMIQLSDFQSKKNVVLYFFNKDHTPGGILEAVEFSDRADAFSQYDTVILGVSSDDCLAHDSFIDEQGLSFDLLSDTEGEVSRLYHAIHEWEAHGVVRYGIERSTFVIDKSGVIRHAFYHVVPKGHAAEILNLVKQLG, from the coding sequence ATGCTCAATGTAGGCGAATTAGCCCCTGATTTTTCTTTGCCCGATGCTCAGATGGAGATGATCCAGCTGAGTGATTTTCAGTCGAAAAAAAATGTCGTGTTGTACTTTTTTAACAAAGATCATACGCCTGGCGGAATATTAGAGGCGGTTGAGTTCTCTGACCGTGCTGACGCATTTTCGCAATATGACACCGTTATTCTGGGGGTGAGTTCGGATGACTGTCTGGCCCACGATAGTTTTATCGATGAGCAAGGCCTTTCATTCGACCTTTTATCCGATACAGAAGGCGAGGTTAGCCGCCTCTATCACGCCATACACGAATGGGAAGCACATGGCGTGGTAAGATATGGCATCGAACGCTCGACATTTGTCATTGATAAATCGGGTGTGATTCGGCATGCTTTCTATCATGTCGTTCCCAAAGGCCATGCGGCCGAAATTTTGAACCTTGTAAAACAGCTAGGATAA
- a CDS encoding FKBP-type peptidyl-prolyl cis-trans isomerase: protein MQIAKNSVVTLTYEMYDAEGNQIDKTEEPIAYLHGGYDNILPLVEEALHGKSVGDAVEVTMSPDDAFGEFEPELVRDEDKDGFPPEVAVGMMFEADDPETGEVILFRVTEVEGNKVTVDGNHPFAGMTIRFAAKVTNVREATAEELAHGHVHGEHGHHH, encoded by the coding sequence ATGCAAATCGCCAAAAATTCCGTTGTTACACTCACTTATGAAATGTACGACGCCGAAGGCAATCAAATCGACAAAACCGAAGAACCGATTGCTTACCTGCATGGCGGTTATGACAATATCCTGCCGCTGGTTGAAGAAGCGTTGCATGGCAAGTCAGTGGGTGATGCGGTGGAAGTGACGATGTCACCAGATGACGCATTTGGCGAATTCGAGCCAGAATTGGTTCGTGACGAAGACAAAGACGGTTTCCCGCCTGAAGTTGCAGTGGGCATGATGTTTGAAGCTGATGATCCTGAAACAGGCGAAGTAATCTTGTTCCGCGTGACTGAAGTTGAAGGCAATAAAGTGACAGTAGATGGCAATCACCCATTTGCTGGCATGACAATTCGTTTTGCCGCTAAAGTAACGAACGTTCGCGAAGCAACTGCCGAAGAGTTGGCTCATGGCCACGTTCACGGCGAGCACGGCCATCACCACTAA